One window from the genome of Rhinolophus ferrumequinum isolate MPI-CBG mRhiFer1 chromosome 10, mRhiFer1_v1.p, whole genome shotgun sequence encodes:
- the C10H12orf60 gene encoding LOW QUALITY PROTEIN: uncharacterized protein C12orf60 homolog (The sequence of the model RefSeq protein was modified relative to this genomic sequence to represent the inferred CDS: inserted 5 bases in 3 codons; deleted 3 bases in 2 codons; substituted 7 bases at 7 genomic stop codons) codes for MSSESEKDKEVXAAKFFHFFKXDFASFTYTFSRLFNSGMNTQIIXMTMEEDGYFKDIIEQMLKNFKEMQPVVDAKDKMQKELLVSKIATALCAMVEKSTNQVKELHQFAKGVLQDVHVPIIXSLLNGGNHVGCLESSLTXLMKYPIMNLQLRDFYRKITKEXSDASTSXKNPSAGSXQTTTVDTLKKLQDAXKPENAKNTMESAADXLERIVRTMGLILDICQKVVKIIEANISGVKKAND; via the exons ATGTCTTCAGAGTCAGAAAAGGATAAAGAGGTTTAAGCTGCCAAa ttctttcacttttttaagTAAGATTTTGCTTCCTTCACATACACATTTAGCAGATTGTTTAACAGCGGTATGAATACTCAGATCATCTGAATGACTATGGAAGAAGATGGTTATTTTAAGGATATCATTGAACAAATGCTCAAAAATTTTAAGGAGATGCAACCTGTAGTGGATGCAAAGGACAAAATGCAAAAGGAACTTTTAGTTTCCAAAATTGCGACAGCTTTGTGTGCAATGGTTGAGAAAAGTACCAAT CAAGTAAAGGAGTTGCATCAGTTTGCTAAAGGAGTGCTCCAAGATGTCCATGTACCAATCAT GTCTTTGCTGAATGGTGGTAACCACGTTGGGTGTTTGGAATCTTCTCTCAC CTTGATGAAGTATCCCATCATGAATCTTCAGTTACGTGACTTTTATAGAAAAATCACCAAAGAGTAATCAGATGCCTCCACATCTTAGAAAAACCCAAGTGCAGGTT TGCAAACCACTACCGTGGACACCTTGAAAAAGTTGCAGGATGCATGAAAACCTGAGAATGCCAAGAATACCATGGAGTCTGCTGCAGATTAGTTAGAGCGAATTGTCAGAACTATGGGACTGATCTTAGACATCTGCCAAAAAGTTGTAAAGATTATAGAAGCCAATATTTCTGGGGTTAAGAAAGCAAATGACTAG